One window from the genome of Lepisosteus oculatus isolate fLepOcu1 chromosome 25, fLepOcu1.hap2, whole genome shotgun sequence encodes:
- the tmem240b gene encoding transmembrane protein 240: MHVSCNTMIFMILGASIVMAIACLMDMNALLDRFHNYILPHLRGEDRVCHCNCGRHHVHYVIPYDGDQSLVDSSENYFVSDSVTKQEMDLMLGLLLGFCISWLLVWLDGALHCAVRAWRASRRYDSSSWAWLPKFCNLRDFRRRTQLRQFEDSSGNMVHIKQKLYHNGHPSPRHL, encoded by the exons ATGCATGTGAGCTGTAACACCATGATCTTTATGATTCTTGGGGCTTCTATTGTTATG GCAATAGCGTGCTTAATGGACATGAATGCACTACTGGACCGTTTTCACAATTATATCTTACCGCATTTAAGAGGGGAGGATCGCGTCTGTCATTGCAACTGTGgaag GCACCACGTGCACTATGTGATTCCCTACGACGGGGACCAGTCCCTGGTCGACTCCTCGGAGAACTACTTTGTGAGCGACAGCGTGACGAAGCAGGAGATGGACTTGATGCTGGGGCTGCTGCTGGGCTTCTGCATCAGCTGGCTGCTGGTGTGGCTGGACGGGGCTCTGCACTGCGCTGTGAGGGCCTGGAGGGCGAGCCGGCGCTATG ACTCCTCCTCATGGGCCTGGCTCCCGAAGTTCTGTAACCTGCGGGATTTCCGCCGGCGGACACAGCTGCGCCAGTTTGAGGACTCCAGTGGGAACATGGTGCACATCAAGCAGAAGCTCTACCACAATGGGCACCCCAGCCCCCGGCACCTCTGA
- the atad3 gene encoding ATPase family AAA domain containing 3, whose product MSWLFGLNKGQPSPPPDLPAPPPPPAGGSGGSGGDKPKDKWSNFDPTGLERAAQAARELDKSRHAKEALEMARMQEQTLQMEHQGKMKEYEAALEQLKTDQIRVQAEERRKTLGEETKQHQARAQYQDKLARQRYEDQLRQQQLLNEENLRKQEESVQKQEAMRKATIEHEMELRHKNEMLRVEAEARSRAKVERENADIIREQIRLKAAEHRQTVLESIRTAGAVFGEGFRAFVSDWDKVTATVAGLTLLAVGVYSARNATAVAGRYIEARLGRPSLVRETSRITVAETLKHPIKVGKRLTSKPQDALEGVVLSPALEERVRDIAIATRNTRQNRGLYRNILMYGPPGTGKTLFAKKLAVHSGMDYAIMTGGDVAPMGRDGVTAMHKVFDWANTSRRGLLLFVDEADAFLRKRATEKISEDLRATLNAFLYRTGEQSKKFMLVLASNQPEQFDWAINDRIDEIVNFALPGLEERERLVRLYFDRYVLEPATQGKQRLKLAQFDYGRKCSEIARLTGGMSGREISKLGVAWQAAAYSSMDGVLTEAMIDTRVVDAIRQHQQKMDWLRREHAEGEGKPGITPPPPEGTPV is encoded by the exons ATGTCGTGGCTGTTCGGCCTGAACAAAGGGCAGCCCAGCCCGCCCCCGGATCTCCCGGCTCCCCCTCCTCCGCCGGCTGGGGGCTCGGGAGGCAGCGGTGGGGATAAACCCAAGGACAAATGGAGCAACTTCGACCCGACCGGGCTGGAACGGGCGGCCCAGGCGGCCCGGGAGCTCGACAAATCCC GCCATGCGAAGGAGGCTCTGGAGATGGCGCGCATGCAGGAGCAGACGCTGCAGATGGAGCACCAGGGCAAGATGAAG GAGTACGAGGCAGCGCTGGAGCAGCTGAAGACGGACCAGATCCGTGTCCAGGCAGAGGAGAGGCGGAAGACCCTGGGGGAGGAGACCAAGCAGCACCAGGCG AGAGCGCAGTACCAGGACAAGCTGGCGCGACAGAGGTACGAGGACCAGCTGAGACAGCAG CAACTGCTCAACGAGGAGAACCTGCGCAAGCAGGAGGAGTCCGTCCAGAAGCAGGAAGCCATGAGGAAAG CCACGATCGAGCACGAGATGGAACTGCGGCACAAGAACGAGATGCTGAGGGTCGAGGCCGAGGCCAGGTCCCGAGCCAAGGTGGAGCGAGAGAATGCTGACATCATCCGCGAGCAGATCCGGCTGAAGGCGGCCGAGCACAGACAGACTGTCCTGGAGTCCATTCG GACGGCAGGGGCTGTGTTCGGAGAGGGGTTCCGCGCCTTCGTGTCGGACTGGGACAAGGTCACGGCCACG GTGGCAGGGCTGACCCTCCTGGCCGTGGGGGTGTACTCTGCGCGGAACGCCACCGCCGTGGCAGGGCGCTATATTGAGGCGCGGCTGGGCAGGCCGTCGCTGGTCAGGGAGACGTCCAGGATCACAGTGGCGGAGACCCTGAAGCACCCCATCAAG gTCGGGAAGCGTCTGACCAGCAAGCCCCAGGACGCCCTGGAAGGCGTGGTGCTCAGC CCAGCCCTGGAGGAGCGCGTGCGGGACATCGCCATAGCGACGCGCAACACGCGGCAGAACCGCGGCCTGTACCGGAATATCCTGATGTACGGCCCGCCTGGTACCGGCAAGACGCTGTTCGCCAAG AAATTGGCAGTGCATTCTGGGATGGACTACGCCATCATGACAGGGGGGGACGTGGCGCCGATGGGCCGCGATGGCGTTACTGCCATGCACAAGGTGTTTGACTGGGCCAACACCAGCCGGAGAGG TCTCCTGCTGTTCGTAGATGAAGCTGATGCATTCCTCCGCAAGAGGGCCACA GAGAAGATCAGTGAAGATCTCAGGGCCACTCTCAACGCCTTCCTGTACCGAACTGGAGAGCAGAGCAAAAA GTTCATGCTGGTGTTGGCCAGCAACCAGCCGGAGCAGTTCGACTGGGCGATCAACGACCGGATCGACGAGATCGTGAACTTCGCGCTGCCGGGGCTGGAGGAGAGGGAGCGCCTGGTCAGGCTCTACTTCGACAGATACGTCCTGGAGCCGGCCACGCAGGGCAAGCA GCGTCTGAAGCTGGCGCAGTTCGACTACGGCAGGAAGTGCTCTGAGATCGCCCGGCTGACGGGGGGCATGTCTGGCAGGGAGATCTCCAAGCTGGGCGTGGCCTGGCAG GCTGCAGCCTACTCCTCAATGGACGGCGTTCTGACTGAGGCCATGATCGACACGCGGGTGGTGGATGCTATCCGGCAGCACCAGCAGAAGATGGACTGGTTGAGACGGGAACATGCTGAGGGAGAGGGCAAGCCGGGGATAACCCCACCACCCCCGGAGGGCACCCCAGTCTGA
- the LOC138225103 gene encoding uncharacterized protein — translation MAEPGSGGELVLWGHRALFGARTSGHRSSSERTSTTRHLSVRERLQAPAAASPHGPLVQPPASRGSPSLAELESSLWELKREVEELQRDLGSQTPTSVSTSRDAWFLTPSHRLGVPLSASYPGLGILGVTGTISSGESPLAMLSRPVDFEALLAPPHLIGVPSLRPPRSRPPSPCRSPPPAAARPPWRPSSAHPRALPAPPPRRGRPGPWTPYSLAPPSLPSFPRCLELSERLLGDPPSPYQEELCRLRLQRLRVEEDLLLQLQRQRELERLRGPQRHWYALKGPQFHYEARKNNELLRSHGNEDALRSHRLALLAAAQQQADSTAPPGSEEDTLQPGTDTGGWRGGTWEG, via the exons ATGGCGGAGCCCGGGTCCGGCGGGGAGCTTGTGTTGTGGGGCCACAGAGCCCTTTTCGG CGCAAGAACCAGTGGCCACAGGAGCAGCTCTGAGAGAACAAGCACCACGCGTCACCTGAGCGTGCGCGAGCGGCTGCAGGCGCCCGCCGCGGCCAGCCCGCACGGCCCtctgg TGCAGCctccggccagcagggggagccccAGCCTGGCAGAGCTGGAGAGCAGCCTGTGGGAGCTAAAGAGGGAGGTGGAGGAGCTGCAGCGGGACTTGGGGAGCCAGACCCCCACCTCTGTCTCCACCTCCAGGGACGCCTGGTTTCTGACCCCTTCACACAGACTGGGGGTTCCCCTGAGTGCCTCGTACCCGGGGCTGGGCATTCTGGGGGTCACAGGGACCATTAGCTCAGGGGAGTCCCCTCTTGCCATGCTCTCCAGGCCTGTGGACTTCGAGGCCTTGTTGGCCCCCCCACACCTGATTGGGGTGCCCTCACTGCGCCCCCCCCGGTCTCGCCCGCCCTCCCCGTGTCGCTCCCCGCCCCCGGCTGCCGCCCGCCCCCCCTGGAGGCCCAGCTCCGCACACCCCCGGGCCCTGCCGGCGCCCCCCCCTCGCCGGGGCAGGCCAGGGCCCTGGACACCCTACAGCCTGGCCCCCCCCTCACTGCCCTCCTTCCCGCGGTGCCTGGAGCTGTCGGAAAG GCTCCTGGgcgaccccccctccccctacCAGGAGGAGCTCTGCCGTCTGAGGCTGCAGCGCCTCCGTGTGGAGGAGGACCTGCTACTGCAGCTGCAGAGACAGCGGGAGCTGGAGAGACTGCGGGGGCCGCAGAGGCACTG GTACGCTCTGAAAGGTCCCCAGTTCCACTATGAGGCGCGCAAGAACAACGAATTGCTGCGCAGCCATGGGAACGAAGACGCCCTCAGGAGCCACAGGCTTGCCCTGCTCGCTGCCGCACAGCAACAGGCTGacagcacagcgccccctggctCCGAGGAGGACACACTGCAGCCAGGGACTGACACTGGCGGGTGGCGGGGAGGAACGTGGGAGGGGTAA
- the vwa1 gene encoding von Willebrand factor A domain-containing protein 1 yields the protein MMPRSPPARALLAWVCASLCLRPATPQGAGAPETVAGCCEGDLLFLVDSSGSVTSYEYSRILSFLGDLLAPFSLGPDEVQVGVLQVGTSPRLEFGFGRHQSQAALQEALRALQQLQGDTNTGAALALARERLLQPGPGGARPGVPKVLVWLTDGVMTGSVLQPMAGLRQGGVAVLAVSTGYGNLQELQKVVTPPEERHLHFVDIDSLGIITADLRDAIVELIRVQRFRVREVTSRGALLQWHPVLTKDTGHYEIEVGPVGGPPDRNRRLTHSGDTTSAHLTGLQPDTWYTATLTPESNELFYRPRSVTFTTLPEELSPAQVLISDSSAHSLRVSWGPLQPDSVQEYLIQFGALPADRAQTVTVSRLQNSTVLHGLQPDTSYLVTVSARYQSGQERAMSVKACTQEVLPALSDLQLTPAGGDSVRVSWREGKGVVQGYWLSWTGESPSGPKTSRYLPPDSLSTLLTGLPPITRVCVSPVYRTARGEGLCCTAHLD from the exons ATGATGCCCCGGAGCCCCCCGGCCCGCGCGCTGCTGGCCTGGGTCTGCGCGAGCCTCTGTCTGCGGCCGGCGACCCCCCAGGGCGCCGGGGCACCTGAGACAG ttgcGGGATGCTGCGAGGGAGACCTCCTGTTCCTGGTGGACTCGTCCGGCAGCGTCACCTCCTACGAGTATTCCCGGATCCTGAGCTTCCTGGGCGACCTGCTGGCCCCGTTCTCGCTCGGCCCGGACGAGGTGCAGGTGGGCGTGCTGCAGGTGGGCACCAGCCCGCGGCTGGAGTTCGGCTTCGGGCGGCACCAGAGCCAGGCCGCCCTGCAGGAGGCGCTGCGGGCgctgcagcagctgcagggCGACACCAACACGGGCGCGGCCCTGGCGCTGGCCCGCGAGCGTCTGCTGCAGCCCGGGCCCGGCGGCGCGCGGCCGGGCGTGCCCAAGGTGCTGGTGTGGCTGACGGACGGCGTGATGACCGGCTCCGTGCTGCAGCCCATGGCCGGGCTGCGGCAGGGGGGCGTGGCCGTGCTGGCCGTCTCCACGGGCTACGGGAACCTGCAGGAGCTGCAGAAGGTCGTGACCCCACCCGAGGAGCGGCACCTGCACTTCGTGGACATCGACTCCCTGGGGATCATCACCGCCGACCTCCGGGACGCCATCGTCG AGCTCATCCGTGTGCAGCGGTTCCGGGTCCGAGAGGTGACGTCGCGGGGGGCCCTGCTGCAGTGGCACCCAGTGCTGACTAAGGACACTGGACATTACGAGATCGAGGTGGGGCCAGTGGGGGGGCCGCCGGATCGGAACCGGAGGCTGACCCACTCGGGAGACACCACGTCCGCTCACCTGACCGGACTGCAGCCCGACACCTGGTACACTGCCACCCTGACGCCCGAGAGCAACGAGCTGTTCTACCGGCCCCGGAGTGTGACCTTCACTACGCTGCCTG AGGAGCTCAGTCCAGCGCAGGTGCTGATCTCCGACTCCAGCGCCCACAGTCTGCGCGTGAGCTGGGGCCCGCTCCAGCCGGACTCGGTGCAGGAGTATCTGATCCAGTTCGGCGCCCTGCCCGCGGACCGGGCCCAGACTGTCACGGTCAGCAGGCTGCAGAACTCCACCGTCCTGCACGGCCTGCAGCCGGACACCAGCTACCTGGTGACAGTGAGCGCGCGCTACCAGTCTGGCCAGGAGAGGGCGATGTCTGTCAAGGCCTGCACGCAGGAAG tgctgcCAGCGCTGTCTGACCTGCAGCTGACCCCAGCCGGGGGGGACTCGGTGCGTGTGTCATGGCGGGAGGGCAAGGGGGTTGTCCAAGGCTACTGGTTGAGCTGGACAGGTGAATCACCCTCCGGACCCAAAACCTCACGCTACCTACCTCCCGACTCCCTCTCCACCCTGCTGACGGGCCTGCCCCCCATCACCCGTGTCTGTGTCTCACCTGTGTACAGGACAGCCCGCGGGGAGGGGCTCTGCTGCACTGCACACCTGGACTGA